From Ndongobacter massiliensis:
TTTTCTTGCTATATCCCGGTTCATAACTCCACCTCTGTGAACTATACCTTGTTTCCACTTATGTGAGGCTTTATTGAACGTTCTATAAATTTAAGACAAACCGACGGCCGACTTTCGCATTTCGTTTAATAAGTATTCGCAAATGAAGTGAACTTCTGCACCCTGATAATTTCCCTTTACCGGTTTCTCAAAATATTTGCGATAGTTTCGACAAGATTTTTCGTTATTTTTAAGCTGCTCCAACTCCCACAAACAGCTACCGCCGCACCAAAACCTCTACCAATCCGGCTCGTGTAAAGCCGAGCACCTTCGCGCGCAGGCGTTCCGCACGGACTTGTTGACGCAAGACGTTCAGGTATTGCGAGCGATCGGCAGACGACATCCGCAGCGCGTCGATAAGGACGATCCCTTGCCGTTTTTGAAGCAAAAGCGCTCGCACGATAAGCGGAATACTCGCCCGGTTGACCATCTGCGCTTTCTTCTCTGGTGATAAGGAAAAGGACGCCGCCGTCTGATTGACATCAATAATATGCGCAGCTTCGGTCGAGTCAATGATGATCTCTGCCATCTCGTTCTCAATGACACGCCCGAGCCAGTAACGGCGTTGCGGTGCAGCTACCGGATCTTCCTCTAAACAGGTTTTCCGAACGGCATCCGACTTCTTCGGATCCACTTCATTTTTCTCCAACCAACGCAAAAAAGGATCCCAAGCGGTTTTCAGCTTTTTAGGAACCGGATCGAAGATCAGCTGTGCACGCAATGCTTCGGCAGTTTTCGCATCCAGCGACAAGTACTCCGTAGCTAACGGGCGTTTTCCATCGTAACCGTCTCGGAAGACTTCTACTAAGACAACATCCCCCGGTTTATGTTTGCTCGCCGCATCCTTCGTGCGCAACAGGATTTCTTCATGGTTCCCCGCCGACACACCGGACGTGTCAGGAGCAAGCGATCGGACCGGCATTCCCTGCAAAAGATAGGCGGACAGAGCCGGCACATACTGTAAAATGCGCAGCCGATAAACGCCCCCGAGCATCGCCGTTTCCGGAAAGAGAAAACGGCGCATCCAAACGCCGTCTTCAAACAAACAAGCTTCTCTATGATTTTCATCCAATAAAACGCGCTTCATAACCACTCCTGCTCCGCCTTGATCGCTATGGGCCTTCTCCCCATGCTTACGGCTTGGGAATATTCAAGTATGCGCATATCGTATCGCGCACCATGGGAATTGCCGTGATACTCGGACCGCCCTGCGAAACGAAACCGACACTTACGATCTTCGGATCATCAAAGGGCGCAAAAGCCATGTACCATGAGTAATCTTCATAGGCGCCGCCCGTCTCCGGATTGATTCCGCCGCGTTCCGCCGTCCCCGTTTTGGAGCCGACCTGAATGGGCAAATTTCCGAAAACGGAGGCCGCATAATAATCCTGTGCCGAAAGCCGCATCCCCTCGCGCACGACTTCCAGAGTCTCCGGCGAAGACAATCCGACGTCTTCACTGACCGGCGCTTGCGTAAAGAGCACGCTCTTGTCGTCGTGGCTGCGAATTTCCCGCAGCAGTGTCAATTTCATCTTTTTCCCGCCATTGGCAATTGCCCCGCAGTAGCGGTTGATTTCCGCCGGCGTATAGGCATTTTGTCCTTGCCCGATAATCATATTCAAGGCATCGGCACTGCTCCAGTAAGCCTGTGTAAGATAATCGTATTTTACCTTATCCCCCAGACCGACATACGCATCCGGCAAGGGATTTTCCGCATCATAGCCCATTTGATCCAGCTTTTCAAAAACCACTTCTCTCGTCATCGCCTCCGCATTATCGACCCAGGAGACAATGGTTGCAATATCCGCACGCAGGTCCTCGTCATTTTTGAATACCTCCGGCTTTTTATACTTGGAGAGGTTGCCCTCGAGATATTGCTGTAACATCGCTTTTGTCAGGCTCAGCTTGCCGCCGGCACTCGGCACATTGCCGATCGTTTCCTGCGGTATATTGATCTCCAGCCCGGTCGGCTCATCCAACCCGAAACGATGCGCCATGTTCTGAATGTCCTCAACGGTGACATGTGCCGTCGGGTCGCTCCCGCCGCGCGGATCCATCCCCAACGCCAAGGTATAGAAATAGTAGTTGCAGGAATGTCCGATTGCGGTCGGCAAGGTCAACGTACCATGCGTCGCACGCGCTTCCGTATAAATTAAGCATTCAAAACGCCGGTCTCCGATTTCCATATATCCGGAGCAGGTAATCGGCGCATAGGGATCCAAGCCTTTTTCCATCGCCGTAATCCCAACCAACGGCTTGAAAGAAGAACCCGGCTGTACCGCCGTCTGTGTGGCGATGTTCAACAGCGGTCGCGGCAGGTTCGTATTCTCCTCTTCATTCGGCATCAAAGACGTCCAGTCGCTGTCTGAAATGCCCGTGACAAAAAGGTTCGGATCATACGCCGGATAGCTTGCCATGCAGAGCAGTTCGCCGGTATTCGGGTCGGTGGAAATCGTCGCGCCGCTTCGCGCGTACGGAGAGTAGCGGAGTCCAAGATCGCCCCAGTCGGAAGCATACCCGCTTCCATTTTGCAGCCCGACGAGGGTTTTTTTCAACGCCTGTTCCGCCTGTATCTGCAAATTGATGTCAATGGACAGATACAGGTTGTTGCCCGCCTTCGGCTCCACAGTCTGCATCGTCGCCGTACGGTTGCCCGCCGCATCAATCAGCACGGTACGCTTTCCGCTGACGCCATGCAGCGAGTCTTCAAAGCTTTCTTCCACCCCGGTTTTCCCAATGCGCTCCCCGGGCAGATAGTCGCCATTTGTCACGTATTTTTCAATTTCTTCATTCGTTGCGATATTGCCGATGTAACCCAAAATATGGCAGGCACTTTCCCCATAGGGATAGTAGCGAATGGGTTCCGAAGAAACGACAATACCGCTGCTGCTCGGAATGCTTTCTTCGATACGCGCTACCGTTTTCGCTGAAATTTCATAACACAGATTCACCGGGACATACGCGAGACTGCCCTGCTGCGCCAAGCGATAGGCAATGCTCATAATGCCGAAGGCTTCCCGTTCGTCCCAAGTTGGGTCAATTTCGTACACCTTGCACATCTTTTGAAAACCGCCGGCGGCATCAACTTTTTCGAGTTCATTGCGTTTCAGAAAATCCGCCTGATCAATTTCATAGCCATATCGCCACTCGGATATGGAAATGCGCGGATATACGCCCTTCGAAAACATCGCCTGCTCTGCAAGCGGCGCATAGGTTTTGTCCGCGATGATCGCATCAAAAATACCCGCATCATTGCCCAACCGAATCAACCGATCCATGGGCTTTTCGAGTGTTTTTTCTTCCTCGGCATAGCGCAGTGTCAATGCCTTCGCGTCTTTTTCGATGTCATAGGCAAGATTTGTTTCGACGCCCTTCGCTTGCAGCGCTTCCAGCGCCGCCTTGGCGGGAACGACAAAATGATTCTCCGCATCAACATCCACCCGCGACAAAAACTCCTGCAAGGCCGCTTCTTTGACGATGTGAACAAAATCCTCCCGTGCCGTGCTGTTTTGTGTCACCTCCGGAAAGCGACGATGCAGGCTCGCCTTGTTCTCCAATTGCATTTGTTGAAAGGTATAGCGGTAGGGAGCCAATGTCACCGCGCCTTGCAATTCATGCGCCGTCAATACTTCATAGGCGCCGCGCCGTGCCACCGGATGATTGAGCACCTTGCTCAGCAAATTGGGGTTTTCCGCCACCAATTGACTCAAAATCTGCAGCGGACTGCTTCCTTCAGCAATTTTTCCCTCCTGCACCCAGGCATCGTAGGTCGCACCCGGAACAAACGAAAGGGCAAAATCATTTTCCGGATCTGCCGCAATGGGCACTTCTACCCCCTTGAGCGACAACGCGTTCAGTGCGCGGGCAGCCACCGATACGCGGTAACTCCCGTCGGCATTCTTAGCCCCTTTTTCCAGCCACTCGGCCACGAGATTGTTGGCAATCAGATTGCGCTCCACATACGCGCGCGCCGATTCCTGCGTAGAAAATGCATCGTCATCAGTAGCATAGACAAAAATGTCCATTCCGATGGGAAAGGTCGTCAGATACTCCGCGCCATCCTGTTCGATGTATTGAATGAGCCGGCGGAGCGTCGCATTGCGTTCGCCCGTCTCCATGCGTGACAAGTCGTCCTGAAATCCCTGCACGGCAAAGGAAGAGCGCGTGCCCGCCAACAGAACGCCGTTGCGATCATAAATGTTTCCACGCGGCGCACTGATGGACACTTCTTTGATTCGTTTGGAATCTGCCGTCTTTCGGTAGGATTCGCCCTTGGTAATTGTCAGGTCATACAGTTTTGCAACCAGGACTCCCATCAGCAAAACCATGACTACAACGAGGAAGCCCCAGCGTTTTCCGTTTTCTCGACCCATTTTCGCCTCAATTCATCAATAGCCCGAGTATTTGTGCACCGTTTGCGGTTTCAAAAACTGCTTGATGCAAAAGAGCACAGCCAAAAAAAGTACGGCATTCAACACGGCTTCCAGCAGAAGCGGTACAACGAAATACCACGTCACCGAAATCGATCGCCGCAGAAGCAGGGCAATGGCCCAACAAAAGAATCTGTGAAAAAATGTTGCGGCAAAAGTTACCGCTACGCCCGCCATGCGGTTGCGCGAGGTATTTTTCATGACCGTGCCCACAAAAGTTCCAATCAGAAAATAAGATAGGGCACGAATCCCGAGTACATCTGCAAAAATAATATCCCCCAGCAGTCCGAGTCCCAGCCCGGTGTAAGCACCCCACTTTTCACCGTAAAGAATGGAAATCGCAACGACAACCGCCAAAACGAGGTTGCTCTGCGCGGAATAAATTGGCAGGCGGGAAAGCAGCGTCGCCTGCAGAATTTGTGTGACCACCAAAGTCAGCGCATATTTCCACTTATTCACCCGACACCTCCGTTTCTGCGGGCGCTTCGGAAGATACTGTTGTGTCAGAAGGTTGCGGCGTTCCTTCTGCGCGCAGCACAAGCACACGATACAAACGGAAAAAATCAATGGGGCTGGATACCGTAATGCGCTTCGTCAATTCATCGTCAGACAGTCGCACGTCGCTCACACGGCCGACATAGATGCCGCGCGGGTACACCCCGCCCAACCCGGAAGTGACAATGGAATCGCCCACGCTTATGCCCGCGGATTCTTCCATCGTATACCCGTACAGATTTTCCTCATCGCGCTGATTCAAAATACCATAGTCGCCGGTTTTCGTACCGAGAAAAGAAATATTGGACGAAATGTCCAGAATACTCGAAACCTTAGCATAATTTAACCCGACTTCCGTCACACGACCGACCAATCCCGCGGATATCGGAGTTCCCTCCTCTTCCGTACGCACGCCTTCCACCACAGTATCACCGACGCGGATACCGGCGTTGGATCCCGCATCAATCGTGAAACGAACAAAAGCGGGATCCTCTTCTTTCGCTGTAATCGTCGCTGCAACATAGCGATCCGGATCGGCCGTCAACAGATCGTACTCATTCTGCAAAAAAGAGCTCTGCTGAACCACCATCTCCATCGTGCGCAGCGATTCCTGCAATGCCTGATTCTCCTGCTCCAACTGCGCCACCTTTTCCTTGGTCGCTTTGGCACCGAAAATGCCCTCATACGCCGCCTGCAGCCCGGACGAAACTCCGTAAAAAACACGATTCACCGGCGCAATCAGAAGATTGAGCACCTTCGACGGCACCATCGCCGTATTAGGATTGCGGTCGGAAAAAAAAATCAGAAGAACCAGCACGCCCACCGTAATGAAAAACGGCATCCGGTTCTTTTTTTTGCGATATGGAATCATGCGCGCCCCCTGCGTTTCTGCATCGCATCAATGTTTTTCATGATATTCATTACGCCATGCACCGTATCATGCAGCGGATCCGCTGAGACAGTGACCGGAATACCGATCTCGTTTTCCAGATAATCCGCCAGCCCGCGCATCTGCGCGCCTCCGCCGGTCAATAACAATCCGGAGCGCATAATATCAGAAGCCAGCTCCGGCGGGGTCTTTTCCAACGTGCGATGAATGCGATCCACCAGTTCCTGAATAAACACATGCATGGCCGCGGTCACGTCCGAGGAAAAAACGATAATGTTCTTCGGCATACCGGTCGCTTCGTCGCGCCCGCCGACTTCAAAGGTCTGCATCTGCGCGTCATCATGAAAACTGCCCAAGACAATTTTCAGCCGCTCCGCCGTATTTTCTCCCAGTTCCAGCCCATAGCGCTGGCGTACGGTTTCCGCAATACTGCGATCGATCGAATCACCGCCCTGCGCAAGCGTTTCGGAGGTCACCACCCCATAGCGCGAAACCACCGCCACCTCCGTCGTGCCCGCGCCAATATTCAACACCATCGTTCCCTTGGTATTCTCCTGAATGACATCTGCCCCATACGCCGAAGCGAAGGTTTCTTCCACTAAGTAGACATCCCGCGCGCCCGCCTGCAAACAGGCATCCTGCACGGCGCGGCTTTCGACGTCCGTTGCGCCGGAAGGCACGCTGATCGTCAAACGCGGCGCCACAATGGAGATTCCGCGTATGGCTCGGTGAATGTAGTATTCCAAAAGCGCCTGCGTCAAATCAAAATCCGAGATGGCGCCGCCCTGCAGCGGACGCACCGCCGCGATATTTTCAGGCGACGTACCGATCAGCGCTTTTGCCTGCTCCCCGATCGCCAAAATCTCCCGCTTGCGAAAATCCAGCGCCACCACGGTCGGCTCCTCGATAACGATCCCGTGGTCTAGCCGTGCAACGACGGTATTTGCCGTACCCAGGTCAATGGCCAAATCCGGCGCGACCACCCGAAAATACTTCATAGGTTCCCCTCTCCTTGCGGTCTATCCCGCAACCGTTAGAGCAATCTGCGCTCTTGAAAACTCACATAACAGCCGTCCCCCGCGATGACATGATCCAAGACGGGGATGCCCACCAATTTACCCACCTCTGACAAGCGCTTGGTGATGGCGACATCATCCGGGCTCGGCTCCGGGTCGCCGCTCGGGTGATTGTGCGAGAGAATCAGCCCGTGACTGCCCATCTGAATGGCTGCCCGAAAAACCTCCCGCGGGTGAACGAGTGTATTCGACAACGTGCCCACCGAAATAATATCGTAGCCGATGGGGCGCTTTTTTATGTCCATAAAAATCACACAGAACAACTCGCGCTCTTCCGGCTCATAGATCGTGCGGAAGAAGTGATAGACCGTGCGCGGATCGCACAATTGCAACTGCTTGTAGTTCTTTTGCTCGGTCAAACGCCTGCCCAAACTCAAGCCCGCCACAATCCGACACGCTTTGGTCTGCCCGATCCCTTCCTGGGCCATTAACTCGTGTACATTTGCCTTCAACAACCACGAGCGCTTCGTGCGCTTGCGCAAAATGGCATCCGCCAGTTCCACCGCATTGGCACGCGGTGTGCCCGTTCCGATCACAATGGCAAGCAATTCGGCATCCGATAATCCGTCGCTGCCGCGACGCATCATTTTTTCCATCGGCCGTTCGCTTTCCGGCAATTCCTTCATCGTTACATTGTACATTCGGTTCTCCTGTCAAAATTGGATTACCCGATTCAAATGTTCGGACACCAGGCCCGCACTCAGTCCGACGAAGAAACCCGTTACTACGCCCAAGAGGGTTAGCACGGGCAGATAGAGAAAAATGTTCGCACTGCCCAATACAACGCAGGCAACAAGCAGCTGCCCCACATTGTGAAAAAGCGCGCCCCATTCGCTGACGCCGACCAAACTGAACGGCGGCGTAAAACAGCGCTGCGTGATTCCCATGGCGACACTGGCGCAAATAGCACCAGAAAGGCTATAGAAAAAGCTGGTCACCGAGCCGGTCGCCAGCATTAAAAGCACCGACTTCAGCACGGCAACAACAAACGCCTCCCGAAACCCAAAAAGCACCAACGTAACCAATAAGACGATATTCGATAAGCCCAACTTGGCGCCCGGCACGCCGATCGGCACCGGGATCATGCCCTCAATCAGGGATACTGCTAGCGCCAGTGCAACTAAAAGGGCCAAAAATACCAGTTTCCGTACTTTCACATTCCCTCCTATCGCACCACGCTGTCCGGCTTCTCCGCATTGGCATCCTCAATCGTCACCAACAAACGATGTGGCAGACAGACCAACGGAATCCCGGGATTGGAAATCTTCCCTTGGTGAACGCATAGCTTATCCGGGCAATCCGCCTCACGAATGTACACGCCTTCTTTCTCGATCACGACCGTATTCGTACCGAATTTTGAAGTGATCTTATACTCTTTTCCATCCGTTGAACCGTCCAACGGAATTTTTCTCTTCTCCACGCCGTCCACTTGAATGCTGACGTAACGATCGCAGTGATTTGTACCCAACCAGAAAATCAAGCCGAATCCAATCAAACTGCCTGCGATCAAAAGACCGATCAGCCACCGGTCTGCCCTTGTCGTCTGAACCATGACCCCTCCCCATCGTGAGGAATAGTTTATCATGGTGCCCATGCCAATTCAAGAATGCACAAGGCGAAAGCCAGCACCGAAATGTGCCACTTTCGCCTTGTTTTCGCAGGATTTTTCGATTTTAGAAATCCAGTACCGCTCTACGCCTCGACGGGCTGTTGTACCTGCACTTCCGGTGCACCTTGCAACGATTCGTGAATCACGATGCACTTTGCGGGGCACTTGGCCGCCGCCTGTTTCGCTTTTTCCACATCGAAGGTATCACTGTACACGGCATGAGCCAGTTTGCCGTCCAATTGGAATTCATTCGGCGCCAACCGCGCACAGATTCCGCAGCCAATGCAGCCGATGCCGCAATTCGATTTCACATCCTTACCGAATTTCGGGTTCTTGCACTTCACCTGTGCCGGTGCCTGATAGGGTACCAACTCGATGATGTGTTTCGGGCAAACATTGATACATGCCATACAGCTTACACATTTTTCTTCATTGATCACAGCGACGCCGTCCTCCATGCGAATGGCATCGTAGTTGCAAACTTTTTTGCAGGTTCCGCAACCGAGACATCCATATACGCATGATTTGCAACCGCCATAAAACTTATCCATCATGCGGCAGTCATTAACGCCGGCATAATCAAAAATTTGTTTCGTATACGCATGCGTCCCTTGACACTTGACCGAGGCGACATAGCGCGTACCTTCTTGCGCCACTTGTCCCATAATGGCGGCAATGGCTTCGGCAACCGACTTCCCGCCGACCGGGCACGCCGTGACCGGTGCTTCGCCCATGGCAATCGCCTTCGCACAGCCGTCGCAGCCCGGATACCCACAGGCGCCGCAGTTGGCGCCGGGAAGTGCTTCACGAACGGCCAGCTGTTTTTCATCAACCGGAATATAGGTCAGCTTGCTTACAATGCCGAGCAGGAAAGCAAAGACGCCACCCATAACGGAAAGGACGATGACCGGTGTTACAATCGCTTCCATTGCATCCTCCTTCTAAAACATGCCCTTGAAGCCCATAAATGCAATGGACATCAGGCCCAGTGTCACCATGGCGAGCGGCACCTTTTCAAATGACTTCGGCACATCGGCAATCTCGTAACGCTCGCGAATTGCCGCTAAGAGCGTCAGTGCCATGGTAAACCCGATCGAAGCCGCAAATCCGTTGAGGATGGTTTCGATCATGTTGTAGCCTTTTTGAACGTTCAAAATGGCGACGCCGAGCACCACGCAGTTCGTCGTAATCAACGGCAGGTAAATGCCCAATGCGCTATACAACGCCGGCGCCGACTTCTTCAGGAACATTTCCACCAACTGCACCAATGCGGCAATGACTAGGATGAAGGCGATCGTCTGCATGTACTCCAGATCGAATGCCTTCAAAATGTAAGTGTCGACCAAAAGCGTGATCGCCGAAGCAAAGGTGACAACAAAGGTAACCGCTGCGCCCATGCCGATGGAAGTTTCGATTTTATTCGATACGCCGATCGACGGGCAGATGCCCAGAAATTGCGCCAACACGTAGTTGTTGATAAAGATGGCGCCGAAGATGAGGGAAAACAGATTAGTTTCCTGCATCGAGTTGCTCCTTTCCCTTGCGTTTTGCTTCATTGCGATTGCGCAGCGCAACCGACGCGGCAATCGTGCAGCCCAGCACGATAAATGCCGACGGTGCCTGCGTCAAAAACGGAATGGTGGCGCCCTCCGGCAGAATTTGCACGCCGAACAGGGAGCCGGCTCCGAATAGCTCGCGTACCACTGCGACACACGAAATTGCCAGTGTATAGCCGAGACCGTTCGCAATGCCGTCAATAAATGAAGCGGCGACGCTGTTTTTCGAGGCAAACGCCTCGGCACGTCCCAGAATGATGCAGTTGACGACGATCAACGGCAAGAAGATGCCCAAGCTCTTGTTCAACGCCGGCACGTAGGCCGCCAATACCATCTGCAAAATCGTTACGAAGCTCGCAATAACGACGATGAACGCCGGAATACGCACTTCATCCGGAATAAATTTTCGCAGCAGCGAAATGACCACGTTGGAACAGGTTAAGACCGCAATGACCGACATGCCCATGCCCACTGCGTTGATGACAGATGTCGAAACGGCAAGGACGGAGCAGATTCCGATCAATTGCACCAGAACCGGGTTGTTGGAAAACAGCCCGCCTGCAAATTGCTTTTTCAGATTCATTTTCGCCTCCTCACTTCACCATGCTCTGTGCTTCCGCGACGGCGGCAAAGGCTGCCTTCATCGCTTCGCTGGTGAGAGTTGCGCCGCTGATTGCCGTTGGTTCCTCCGAGACTTTCTTTCCGACGAGCGCTTGGGCGTATTCCTCATCCGCCACGGCAGCACCGTAGCCTTCGGTTTCGAGGTGACTC
This genomic window contains:
- a CDS encoding NusG domain II-containing protein; the encoded protein is MVQTTRADRWLIGLLIAGSLIGFGLIFWLGTNHCDRYVSIQVDGVEKRKIPLDGSTDGKEYKITSKFGTNTVVIEKEGVYIREADCPDKLCVHQGKISNPGIPLVCLPHRLLVTIEDANAEKPDSVVR
- the rsxE gene encoding electron transport complex subunit RsxE, which codes for MNLKKQFAGGLFSNNPVLVQLIGICSVLAVSTSVINAVGMGMSVIAVLTCSNVVISLLRKFIPDEVRIPAFIVVIASFVTILQMVLAAYVPALNKSLGIFLPLIVVNCIILGRAEAFASKNSVAASFIDGIANGLGYTLAISCVAVVRELFGAGSLFGVQILPEGATIPFLTQAPSAFIVLGCTIAASVALRNRNEAKRKGKEQLDAGN
- a CDS encoding penicillin-binding transpeptidase domain-containing protein — its product is MGRENGKRWGFLVVVMVLLMGVLVAKLYDLTITKGESYRKTADSKRIKEVSISAPRGNIYDRNGVLLAGTRSSFAVQGFQDDLSRMETGERNATLRRLIQYIEQDGAEYLTTFPIGMDIFVYATDDDAFSTQESARAYVERNLIANNLVAEWLEKGAKNADGSYRVSVAARALNALSLKGVEVPIAADPENDFALSFVPGATYDAWVQEGKIAEGSSPLQILSQLVAENPNLLSKVLNHPVARRGAYEVLTAHELQGAVTLAPYRYTFQQMQLENKASLHRRFPEVTQNSTAREDFVHIVKEAALQEFLSRVDVDAENHFVVPAKAALEALQAKGVETNLAYDIEKDAKALTLRYAEEEKTLEKPMDRLIRLGNDAGIFDAIIADKTYAPLAEQAMFSKGVYPRISISEWRYGYEIDQADFLKRNELEKVDAAGGFQKMCKVYEIDPTWDEREAFGIMSIAYRLAQQGSLAYVPVNLCYEISAKTVARIEESIPSSSGIVVSSEPIRYYPYGESACHILGYIGNIATNEEIEKYVTNGDYLPGERIGKTGVEESFEDSLHGVSGKRTVLIDAAGNRTATMQTVEPKAGNNLYLSIDINLQIQAEQALKKTLVGLQNGSGYASDWGDLGLRYSPYARSGATISTDPNTGELLCMASYPAYDPNLFVTGISDSDWTSLMPNEEENTNLPRPLLNIATQTAVQPGSSFKPLVGITAMEKGLDPYAPITCSGYMEIGDRRFECLIYTEARATHGTLTLPTAIGHSCNYYFYTLALGMDPRGGSDPTAHVTVEDIQNMAHRFGLDEPTGLEINIPQETIGNVPSAGGKLSLTKAMLQQYLEGNLSKYKKPEVFKNDEDLRADIATIVSWVDNAEAMTREVVFEKLDQMGYDAENPLPDAYVGLGDKVKYDYLTQAYWSSADALNMIIGQGQNAYTPAEINRYCGAIANGGKKMKLTLLREIRSHDDKSVLFTQAPVSEDVGLSSPETLEVVREGMRLSAQDYYAASVFGNLPIQVGSKTGTAERGGINPETGGAYEDYSWYMAFAPFDDPKIVSVGFVSQGGPSITAIPMVRDTICAYLNIPKP
- the mreD gene encoding rod shape-determining protein MreD gives rise to the protein MNKWKYALTLVVTQILQATLLSRLPIYSAQSNLVLAVVVAISILYGEKWGAYTGLGLGLLGDIIFADVLGIRALSYFLIGTFVGTVMKNTSRNRMAGVAVTFAATFFHRFFCWAIALLLRRSISVTWYFVVPLLLEAVLNAVLFLAVLFCIKQFLKPQTVHKYSGY
- the rsxA gene encoding electron transport complex subunit RsxA; amino-acid sequence: MQETNLFSLIFGAIFINNYVLAQFLGICPSIGVSNKIETSIGMGAAVTFVVTFASAITLLVDTYILKAFDLEYMQTIAFILVIAALVQLVEMFLKKSAPALYSALGIYLPLITTNCVVLGVAILNVQKGYNMIETILNGFAASIGFTMALTLLAAIRERYEIADVPKSFEKVPLAMVTLGLMSIAFMGFKGMF
- a CDS encoding rod shape-determining protein, with amino-acid sequence MKYFRVVAPDLAIDLGTANTVVARLDHGIVIEEPTVVALDFRKREILAIGEQAKALIGTSPENIAAVRPLQGGAISDFDLTQALLEYYIHRAIRGISIVAPRLTISVPSGATDVESRAVQDACLQAGARDVYLVEETFASAYGADVIQENTKGTMVLNIGAGTTEVAVVSRYGVVTSETLAQGGDSIDRSIAETVRQRYGLELGENTAERLKIVLGSFHDDAQMQTFEVGGRDEATGMPKNIIVFSSDVTAAMHVFIQELVDRIHRTLEKTPPELASDIMRSGLLLTGGGAQMRGLADYLENEIGIPVTVSADPLHDTVHGVMNIMKNIDAMQKRRGRA
- a CDS encoding (Fe-S)-binding protein, which encodes MEAIVTPVIVLSVMGGVFAFLLGIVSKLTYIPVDEKQLAVREALPGANCGACGYPGCDGCAKAIAMGEAPVTACPVGGKSVAEAIAAIMGQVAQEGTRYVASVKCQGTHAYTKQIFDYAGVNDCRMMDKFYGGCKSCVYGCLGCGTCKKVCNYDAIRMEDGVAVINEEKCVSCMACINVCPKHIIELVPYQAPAQVKCKNPKFGKDVKSNCGIGCIGCGICARLAPNEFQLDGKLAHAVYSDTFDVEKAKQAAAKCPAKCIVIHESLQGAPEVQVQQPVEA
- the mreC gene encoding rod shape-determining protein MreC encodes the protein MIPYRKKKNRMPFFITVGVLVLLIFFSDRNPNTAMVPSKVLNLLIAPVNRVFYGVSSGLQAAYEGIFGAKATKEKVAQLEQENQALQESLRTMEMVVQQSSFLQNEYDLLTADPDRYVAATITAKEEDPAFVRFTIDAGSNAGIRVGDTVVEGVRTEEEGTPISAGLVGRVTEVGLNYAKVSSILDISSNISFLGTKTGDYGILNQRDEENLYGYTMEESAGISVGDSIVTSGLGGVYPRGIYVGRVSDVRLSDDELTKRITVSSPIDFFRLYRVLVLRAEGTPQPSDTTVSSEAPAETEVSGE
- a CDS encoding Gx transporter family protein, with product MKVRKLVFLALLVALALAVSLIEGMIPVPIGVPGAKLGLSNIVLLVTLVLFGFREAFVVAVLKSVLLMLATGSVTSFFYSLSGAICASVAMGITQRCFTPPFSLVGVSEWGALFHNVGQLLVACVVLGSANIFLYLPVLTLLGVVTGFFVGLSAGLVSEHLNRVIQF
- the radC gene encoding DNA repair protein RadC is translated as MYNVTMKELPESERPMEKMMRRGSDGLSDAELLAIVIGTGTPRANAVELADAILRKRTKRSWLLKANVHELMAQEGIGQTKACRIVAGLSLGRRLTEQKNYKQLQLCDPRTVYHFFRTIYEPEERELFCVIFMDIKKRPIGYDIISVGTLSNTLVHPREVFRAAIQMGSHGLILSHNHPSGDPEPSPDDVAITKRLSEVGKLVGIPVLDHVIAGDGCYVSFQERRLL
- a CDS encoding ribonuclease E/G, whose protein sequence is MKRVLLDENHREACLFEDGVWMRRFLFPETAMLGGVYRLRILQYVPALSAYLLQGMPVRSLAPDTSGVSAGNHEEILLRTKDAASKHKPGDVVLVEVFRDGYDGKRPLATEYLSLDAKTAEALRAQLIFDPVPKKLKTAWDPFLRWLEKNEVDPKKSDAVRKTCLEEDPVAAPQRRYWLGRVIENEMAEIIIDSTEAAHIIDVNQTAASFSLSPEKKAQMVNRASIPLIVRALLLQKRQGIVLIDALRMSSADRSQYLNVLRQQVRAERLRAKVLGFTRAGLVEVLVRR